A window of Roseiflexus castenholzii DSM 13941 genomic DNA:
GCGGCGCACCGGCGCCCGCTGCGCTCAGCGAAATCGAGGTCGCCGGTCAGGGCGCCACGCCGGATGCGCTCGGCGTCGGGCGTTAGCGCGTTTCTGTTGGAATAGCACACGGATGGACGTGGGCTGGACGGATTCATTGCGAATGAAGCAAACTACGTCTCAGCGAAAAATGTCCGTAGCGCGGCATACGTTTCTTCCGGCGCTTCTTCGGGGAGATAGTGCCCGCCAGGCACAGCGTGCCCGCGCACATCGACTGCGTGCTGCCGCCAGACCGCCAGCACATCGTATCGTCTCCCAATGAACCCCTCTGCTCCCCAGAGCGCCAGCAGCGGGCAGGCAATCGGCACATGCAAGTCGGCTTCATCGTGGCGCAAATCGATGCTCGCCGCCGCTCGATAATCTTCGCAGGTCGCGTGGATCGTCGCCGGATCGCTGAAGCAGCGCACATATTCGGCGAACACGTCTGGCTCGAAGGCGGAGGGCGTGCGTCCCCAGTGGGCAAGTTTTTTGCGCAGGTAGTACTTCGGGTCGGCGCCGATCAGTCGTTCTGGCAGGTCGTAGGGCTGAATCAGGAAGAACCAGTGGTAGTAGGCTTCGGCGAACGCGCGGTCGGCAGTGGTATACATGAAGAGCGTGGGTGCAATGTCGAGCACCGCAGCGCGGATCACGACATCGGGGTGATCGCGGCAGAGGCGATGGACGACGCGCGCGCCGCGGTCGTGACCGGCGACCATGAAGCGTGAGAAGCCGAGCGCATCCATCACTTCAACCATATCCTGCGCCATAGCGCGTTTGCTGTACGCTGCGTGATCCGCGCCGCCGGGGGGCTTGCTGCTATCGCCATAGCCCCGCAGGTCTGCTGCGATGACGGTGAAATCGGCAGCCAGCCGCGGCGCAACCTTCCGCCACATCAGATGGGTCTGC
This region includes:
- a CDS encoding alpha/beta fold hydrolase — translated: MFHDFQSMRIPTRDAEIHLVRGGSGPPLLLLHGYPQTHLMWRKVAPRLAADFTVIAADLRGYGDSSKPPGGADHAAYSKRAMAQDMVEVMDALGFSRFMVAGHDRGARVVHRLCRDHPDVVIRAAVLDIAPTLFMYTTADRAFAEAYYHWFFLIQPYDLPERLIGADPKYYLRKKLAHWGRTPSAFEPDVFAEYVRCFSDPATIHATCEDYRAAASIDLRHDEADLHVPIACPLLALWGAEGFIGRRYDVLAVWRQHAVDVRGHAVPGGHYLPEEAPEETYAALRTFFAET